Proteins encoded together in one Telopea speciosissima isolate NSW1024214 ecotype Mountain lineage chromosome 6, Tspe_v1, whole genome shotgun sequence window:
- the LOC122665614 gene encoding histone acetyltransferase HAC1-like: MSGKLLNQSIQNLYSCPKMDGIVFPHRLVQSQVDLQSDWRKDPRIMGLRKFIRDKLIEIFLQHRKAKEWKLRISSTVNQLENLLFRKATSIEDYMNQDTLIHRMMIMVRTENDHHSQQVEHCFSPGFSNLTMMMASPVVSNSSCNSNSPEPPVHLSVTTGTICDLLVTDNRSIPDGCNQQLADYSSDCGPNNMLSPNSRLQVTSQDLLKQHLFDQVDSLRSSSMSQSQPSIHRSPNKAFNVGSAFTGSNVQYVDGPVSASESYLNISSCGSPSESQHLGLNIQYQLMQGHEVNVARSLGGVNNQNLNHLNSQSLNHLGLQSEVRESTSWLPIPSLQTTHSPQHILETSDVLSQLNDWEQSTGTGNLLHSQLLMQNLKQFQQQVPNESYAQFDQPSEAHLPGYPGGQALWIGSDNNEGLQFELLGQYHYCKSQSMQQQPLEQDPSMSDNFFHLESHKLVQGHHLSQQNNLSLEDFVGVQNISIESLANFSCAKGAAGSSNTCSELEYLHKFLLCAQNEISSAPDYMKPLLEHMNCCHSDQCQCVLFRQLLLHHHYCRSNACHLCGPVTRVSNCHTFDCNLKRSSKGSQSTVNNGDAGCFASKTTEDMQPPLKLLKTEDSSLSFSSKNVTSEVLASVIDQPHASQGLKQMEEQLDVPVSVKPEATEVQMEFLESPIQDIINIGEIRHYDPEESHKLKRDGDTVISEELVTCSTLVDIREQTKVDQYKQEKEHEIITEVEYVRETKLGKPRINGVSLTELFNKEQTKEHILSLRQWVGQGKAKVEKNHAMAHSTSENACQLCKMENLSFQPPPIYCSLCGARIKRKVMYYTAPDGIVRHCFCTLCYNENRVESITVDGHNLRKVSLQKKKNDEETEESWVQCDKCQGWQHQICALFNAKRNEEGKAEYICPYCYLQELECEERKPLGDDVLLGAKDLPRTKLSDHIEKRLFMRLKQEREERAKVKGMNFDEVPGAEGLVVRVVLSVDKRLEVKQNFRDTFREEKYPLEFPYRSKVILLFQRIEGVEVCLFGMCVQEFGSDCCYPNKRCVYLSYLDSVKYFRPEIKSVTGEALRTFVYHEILIAYLDYCKKRGFSRCHIWACPPFKGEDYILYCHPEIQKMPKSDKLREWYLMMLRKAAKENIVVNATNLYDHFFVPDGECKAKITAARLPYFEGDYWPGAAEEMIYHLNQGIVEGKPQGKGKMSVSRRTLKAMRQTHISKNATKDILLMQKLGETILPMKEDFIMVQLQYACTHCSEVIISGNRWICKLCKNFQLCENCHAMEKNLDERKRHPFNSKRKHELSPVEVDVPFNTEDECEILDSELFENRQTFLTFCQVNHYQYDTLRRAKHSSMMILHHLHNPTTPAVIITCSTCHNDIEVGESWHCKVCPEFVVCAVCYQREGAGVHAHKLTMHSSMVNHKRDTKEARKRKASWIERMLEVLDHASRCRLGRSNPCSYQYCMKIKKLFCHAKDCKIRASGGCKPCRKIWAILKLHTRNCKQPECPVPRCMDMKKHATRLQLQSDTRRRAAVTEFMRRQAAEIAGNSGQPNCIVSYGINNNSNDLLLPE; the protein is encoded by the exons ATGTCGGGGAAGTTACTGAACCAGTCCATTCAAAACTTATACAGTTGTCCAAAGATGGATGGAATCGTTTTCCCCCATCGACTAGTACAAAGCCAAGTAGATCTTCAAAGTGATTGGCGTAAGGATCCCAGGATTATGGGTCTTCGTAAATTCATAAGAGACAAACT GATAGAAATTTTTCTTCAGCATCGAAAAGCTAAAGAGTGGAAATTAAGGATATCTTCTACAGTGAACCAATTGGAGAACCTTCTGTTTAGAAAGGCCACTTCAATA GAGGACTACATGAACCAGGACACCCTGATTCATCGGATGATGATTATGGTGAGAACAGAAAATGATCATCATAGTCAACAAGTAGAGCATTGCTTTAGTCCCGGCTTTTCCAACCTTACTATGATGATGGCAAGTCCAGTAGTCTCAAACAGTAGTTGCAACTCAAATTCACCAGAGCCTCCTGTTCATCTTTCTGTAACCACCGGTACTATTTGTGATTTGTTGGTGACAGACAACA gatCCATACCTGATGGATGTAATCAGCAACTAGCTGATTATTCTTCTGATTGTGGTCCAAATAATATGCTTTCACCAAATAGCAGATTGCAAGTTACTAGCCAG GACCTGTTAAAGCAGCATTTATTTGATCAAGTGGACTCTTTGAGGAGTTCTAGCATGTCTCAGAGCCAGCCTTCCATACACAGGTCTCCGAATAAAGCTTTTAATGTTGGGTCAGCCTTTACTGGGAGCAATGTACAGTACGTTGATGGGCCAGTGTCAGCTTCTGAGAGTTATCTGAATATCTCTAGCTGTGGCAGTCCTTCAGAATCTCAACATCTTGGTTTGAATATTCAATATCAACTGATGCAGG GTCATGAAGTGAATGTTGCGAGATCTTTGGGTGgggtaaataaccaaaatttgaaTCATCTGAATAGTCAAAGTCTGAATCATCTGGGCCTTCAGTCTGAAGTGAGGGAAAGTACATCATGGCTGCCCATTCCAAGCCTGCAGACTACACATTCTCCACAGCACATCCTTGAAACATCTGATGTTTTGTCCCAGTTAAATGACTGGGAACAGAGTACTGGTACCGGGAATTTACTCCACTCTCAACTGCTTATGCAAAACCTCAAACAGTTCCAGCAGCAGGTGCCTAATGAGTCATATGCACAGTTTGATCAGCCATCTGAGGCCCACCTGCCCGGCTACCCTGGTGGGCAAGCTCTTTGGATAGGATCAGACAATAATGAAGGATTGCAATTTGAACTTCTTGGACAGTATCATTATTGCAAATCTCAGAGCATGCAACAGCAGCCTTTGGAACAGGATCCTAGCATGTCAGATAATTTTTTCCACTTAGAGTCTCACAAACTAGTACAAGGCCATCATCTGTCTCAGCAGAATAATCTATCTTTGGAAGATTTCGTTGGGGTTCAAAACATTTCTATCGAAAGCTTAGCAAATTTCTCATGTGCAAAAGGAGCTGCTGGATCCAGCAATACATGTAGTGAATTGGAGTATCTGCATAAGTTCCTGTTGTGTGCCCAGAATGAAATTTCCTCTGCTCCTGATTATATGAAGCCTCTGTTGGAGCATATGAACTGCTGTCATAGTGACCAGTGTCAGTGTGTATTGTTCCGTCAACTTTTGTTGCATCACCATTATTGTCGCAGCAATGCCTGTCATCTTTGTGGACCTGTTACAAGGGTAAGTAATTGTCATACATTTGACTGCAATTTGAAAAGATCAAGCAAGGGCTCTCAAAGTACTGTTAATAATGGAGATGCTGGCTGCTTTGCGAGCAAAACTACAGAAGATATGCAACCCCCTCTGAAACTTCTGAAGACAGAGGATTCATCTCTCTCGTTTTCATCCAAGAATGTAACCTCTGAAGTGTTAGCTTCTGTCATTGATCAACCTCATGCTTCTCAAGGACTTAAACAAATGGAAGAACAGCTTGATGTACCTGTATCTGTTAAACCTGAGGCCACAGAGGTGCAGATGGAATTCTTAGAAAGTCCGATTCAGGACATAATAAATATTGGTGAGATTAGACATTATGATCCTGAGGAATCTCACAAACTGAAGCGTGATGGTGATACTGTTATTTCTGAAGAACTTGTTACTTGCAGTACACTTGTGGACATCCGAGAACAAACCAAAGTTGACCAGTACAAGCAAGAAAAAGAACATGAAATTATCACAGAAGTTGAGTATGTCAGAGAAACAAAACTGGGAAAGCCAAGGATAAATGGTGTATCTTTGACTGAATTATTCAATAAAGAGCAAACTAAGGAGCATATCTTGAGTCTCAGACAGTGGGTTGGTCAG GGAAAAGCAAAAGTGGAGAAGAACCATGCGATGGCACATTCTACAAGTGAAAATGCATGCCAGTTGTGCAAAATGGAGAACCTTTCGTTCCAGCCACCACCGATATACTGCTCATTATGTGGTGCCCGTATCAAGCGCAAAGTGATGTACTACACTGCACCAGATGGTATTGTGCGTCACTGTTTCTGTACCTTATGCTATAATGAAAATCGGGTCGAGAGTATCACTGTTGATGGGCACAATCTTCGCAAGGTAAGtctgcagaagaagaagaatgatgaagAAACTGAAGAATCG TGGGTCCAATGTGACAAGTGTCAAGGTTGGCAACATCAGATATGTGCTCTCTTTAATGCTaaaaggaatgaggaggggaaaGCTGAATACATATGTCCATATTGCTATTTGCAAGAGCTGGAATGTGAAGAGCGCAAACCCTTGGGGGATGATGTTCTTCTTGGTGCTAAAGATTTGCCGAGGACTAAGCTTAGTGACCACATAGAGAAAAGACTCTTTATGCGTCtcaagcaagagagagaagagagagcaaaAGTAAAGGGAATGAATTTTGATGAG GTACCTGGAGCAGAAGGTCTAGTTGTCAGAGTGGTTTTATCTGTTGACAAGAGATTAGAAGTGAAGCAGAATTTTCGGGATACATTTCGGGAGGAGAAGTACCCATTGGAATTCCCTTATAGATCAAAG GTCATTCTCTTGTTTCAAAGGATTGAAGGGGTAGAAGTATGCCTGTTTGGAATGTGTGTCCAGGAGTTTGGTTCAGATTGTTGCTACCCAAATAAACGCTGCGTTTATCTCTCTTACCTTGATTCTGTGAAGTACTTCAGGCCAGAGATTAAATCTGTGACTGGAGAGGCTCTCCGTACCTTTGTTTACCATGAAATATTG ATAGCATACCTAGATTATTGCAAGAAACGAGGTTTCTCACGCTGCCATATATGGGCCTGCCCCCCTTTTAAAGGTGAAGATTATATTTTATATTGCCATCCAGAAATTCAAAAGATGCCGAAGTCTGATAAGCTGCGGGAATG GTATctgatgatgctaagaaaagcAGCCAAAGAAAATATTGTAGTGAATGCCACCAACTTATATGATCACTTCTTTGTCCCTGATGGGGAATGCAAAGCTAAGATAACAGCTGCCCGATTGCCATATTTTGAGGGTGACTATTGGCCTGGAGCTGCTGAAGAAATGATCTATCATTTAAATCAAGGAATAGTTGAAGGAAAACCACAGGGGAAAGGAAAGATGTCTGTATCGAGAAGGACTCTAAAAGCAATGCGCCAGACTCATATTTCTAAAAATGCCACCAAGGATATTCTCCTAATGCAAAAA CTTGGGGAAACTATTCTCCCAATGAAAGAAGACTTTATAATGGTCCAGTTGCAATATGCTTGCACACACTGCTCTGAAGTTATCATTTCTGGGAACCGTTGGATTTGCAAGCTATGCAAAAATTTTCAGCTCTGTGAAAA TTGTCATGCTATGGAAAAGAACCTAGACGAAAGGAAAAGGCATCCCTTCAATAGTAAGAGGAAGCATGAACTATCTCCG GTCGAGGTGGATGTGCCTTTTAATACAGAGGATGAGTGTGAGATCCTAGATAGTGAGTTGTTTGAGAACCGACAGACCTTTCTTACCTTCTGTCAAGTGAACCATTATCAGTATGATACTCTTCGTCGGGCCAAACATTCCTCAATGATGATCCTCCACCATCTCCACAATCCAACCACACCTGCTGTCATCATCACATGCAGCACGTGTCATAATGATATTGAGGTGGGAGAGAGCTGGCACTGCAAAGTCTGCCCTGAGTTCGTAGTGTGTGCTGTTTGCTATCAAAGAGAAGGTGCTGGTGTTCATGCCCACAAGTTGACAATGCACTCATCCATGGTCAATCATAAGAGAGACACTAAAGAGGCTCGGAAGAGAAAAGCTTCATGG